Proteins encoded within one genomic window of Pedobacter africanus:
- a CDS encoding ROK family protein, which produces MTAPVEKNHRLRKEVIKHLYFSKVLTLTDLSTLTHKSLPLVTSTVNDLVNEGYVVESEEARSTGGRKAAMYLLNKEKQRYIVAVATDQMVTRVQIYDLLNHSKMDVEQLELPLTHDSGQMASLAGFLKDYISRSGIPAAQILGVGVGMPGFISSKLGINYTFFNDKGNHTLVGYLSKELGLPVFIDNDSSLIALAELRFGLGKGRQEVLVVNMNWGVGLGMIINSKLFRGHTGYAGEFSHIPLSQTNKLCSCGKRGCLEVETSLSVLVERAKAELDKGVSSRLTQLFEDTTKLEGDHFLEAANAGDPLAVSILSDAAFLIGKGLATLIHIINPELIVIGGRGAVAGRILMAPIQHAINEFCIPRMAEQTTIKVSDLKNESQLLGAAILVVENCQFN; this is translated from the coding sequence GTGACTGCTCCTGTAGAAAAAAACCACCGGCTGCGTAAGGAAGTAATAAAGCACCTTTACTTTAGTAAGGTATTAACCCTCACAGATCTAAGTACGCTTACACACAAAAGTTTGCCCTTAGTTACAAGCACGGTAAATGATTTGGTAAATGAAGGTTATGTGGTTGAATCGGAAGAGGCACGTTCAACAGGGGGCAGGAAGGCTGCGATGTACCTGTTGAATAAAGAAAAACAAAGGTATATTGTAGCTGTTGCCACAGATCAGATGGTTACCCGGGTACAAATCTATGATTTACTCAATCACAGTAAGATGGATGTTGAGCAATTGGAATTGCCGCTTACCCATGACTCGGGTCAGATGGCTTCACTTGCCGGATTTTTGAAAGATTATATATCCCGTTCGGGAATTCCTGCTGCCCAGATATTGGGTGTTGGGGTGGGGATGCCGGGTTTTATCAGCTCAAAACTTGGAATCAATTACACTTTTTTTAATGATAAAGGTAACCATACCCTGGTTGGTTATTTAAGTAAAGAACTGGGGCTTCCTGTGTTTATTGACAATGATTCAAGTCTAATTGCCCTTGCCGAGCTCAGGTTTGGTCTGGGAAAAGGAAGACAGGAAGTTCTTGTAGTGAACATGAATTGGGGGGTAGGTCTTGGAATGATCATTAACAGTAAGCTTTTTCGCGGGCATACCGGTTATGCCGGGGAGTTCAGTCACATTCCCTTGTCACAAACCAACAAACTCTGCTCCTGCGGAAAAAGGGGCTGTCTTGAGGTTGAAACCTCATTGTCTGTTCTGGTTGAACGGGCCAAAGCAGAACTTGACAAAGGGGTCAGTTCCCGTCTTACACAATTATTTGAAGATACTACCAAATTGGAAGGTGACCATTTTCTGGAGGCCGCCAATGCCGGAGACCCTTTAGCCGTCTCCATACTTTCAGATGCTGCCTTTTTAATTGGAAAAGGACTGGCTACACTTATCCACATTATTAACCCGGAACTTATTGTGATCGGGGGGCGGGGGGCTGTGGCCGGAAGGATATTGATGGCACCAATTCAACACGCTATTAATGAATTTTGTATCCCAAGGATGGCTGAACAAACAACGATCAAAGTCTCTGACTTAAAAAATGAATCACAACTTTTAGGTGCCGCTATTTTGGTAGTAGAAAACTGCCAGTTCAATTAA
- a CDS encoding acyl-CoA thioesterase yields the protein MSTTSPELPTEDYKPVSFSQTILTELMIPAYSNFGGKIHGGILLSLMDKVAYVCAAKHAGNYCVTASIDTVNFLAPVEVGELVSLMASINYVGNTSLVVGIRVISENVKTNQVKHTNTCYFTMVAKDDFNNPVKVPGLILENREQLRRFIEAKSRKEIRGNYRKELEAVNIPEKDEQCMQLLAGERCRISG from the coding sequence ATGAGCACAACAAGCCCCGAATTACCTACTGAAGATTACAAGCCAGTCAGCTTTTCGCAAACAATTCTGACGGAACTGATGATCCCTGCCTATTCCAATTTCGGGGGCAAGATTCATGGTGGAATTTTATTGTCGCTAATGGATAAAGTAGCCTATGTATGCGCTGCCAAACATGCCGGCAATTACTGCGTAACCGCTTCCATCGATACAGTAAATTTTTTGGCTCCTGTAGAAGTAGGCGAACTGGTCTCACTTATGGCTTCTATAAACTATGTGGGCAATACATCGCTTGTTGTAGGGATCAGGGTAATCTCTGAAAATGTAAAAACCAATCAGGTAAAACACACCAACACCTGTTATTTTACAATGGTAGCAAAAGATGATTTCAATAATCCTGTAAAGGTTCCGGGACTGATATTGGAAAACAGGGAGCAGTTGAGACGTTTTATTGAAGCAAAAAGCCGTAAAGAGATCCGAGGCAATTACCGCAAAGAACTGGAAGCCGTAAATATACCCGAGAAGGACGAACAATGTATGCAGCTGCTGGCGGGAGAGCGTTGCAGGATTTCCGGTTAA
- the lpxB gene encoding lipid-A-disaccharide synthase, with amino-acid sequence MKYYLVAGEASGDLHGANLMKALKGLDAEADFRYFGGDRMKAQGGILDKHYSEMAFMGFTEVLLNLRTIFKNLKACKTAVMEYRPDVLVLIDFPGFNLKVAEFAKANGIKVCYYISPKVWAWNQKRVLKIKRIVDKLFCILPFEVDFYRNWGMEVDYVGNPLLDEISLFKPDPAFREKYHLQKEVIALLPGSRRQEIERLLPDMLGVTANFPDYHFVVAAAPSFDEAYYRQFIKSDNVTLVFAQTYNLLNVARAAIVASGTATLETALFHVPQVVVYRGGSISVAIARMLVKIRFISLVNLIMDKEVVKELIQNDCNASNIMDTLRPLLQGAVRAKMLDDYKVLSEKMGTAGASERTASLIVDYLKNLV; translated from the coding sequence ATGAAGTACTATTTAGTCGCAGGAGAAGCATCAGGAGATCTGCACGGCGCCAATTTAATGAAGGCCTTGAAGGGGCTTGATGCTGAAGCTGATTTCAGGTATTTTGGAGGCGATAGAATGAAGGCGCAAGGTGGAATTCTGGATAAGCATTATTCGGAAATGGCCTTTATGGGCTTTACAGAAGTATTGCTGAACCTGCGTACCATTTTTAAAAATCTTAAGGCCTGTAAGACCGCAGTTATGGAGTATAGGCCGGATGTACTGGTCCTGATTGATTTTCCTGGCTTCAACCTTAAGGTCGCAGAATTTGCCAAAGCCAATGGCATTAAGGTTTGCTATTACATTTCACCGAAAGTATGGGCATGGAACCAGAAGAGGGTACTCAAAATAAAGCGAATTGTAGATAAACTGTTCTGCATTCTTCCTTTCGAAGTGGACTTTTACCGCAACTGGGGCATGGAGGTGGACTATGTAGGCAACCCTTTGCTGGATGAAATTTCGCTTTTCAAACCAGATCCGGCATTCAGGGAGAAATACCATCTTCAAAAAGAAGTGATCGCGTTGCTGCCTGGCAGTCGCAGGCAGGAAATAGAACGCCTGCTGCCTGATATGCTGGGTGTGACTGCAAATTTTCCGGATTATCATTTTGTGGTGGCTGCGGCCCCAAGTTTTGATGAGGCCTATTACAGGCAGTTTATCAAATCTGACAATGTTACCCTTGTTTTTGCACAAACCTATAACTTATTGAATGTGGCCCGGGCGGCAATTGTAGCATCCGGCACGGCGACCTTGGAAACGGCATTGTTTCATGTGCCCCAGGTGGTGGTATATCGCGGGGGAAGTATTTCCGTGGCCATAGCGCGTATGCTGGTTAAAATCAGATTTATATCGTTGGTAAATCTGATCATGGATAAGGAGGTGGTTAAAGAACTGATACAGAACGATTGCAATGCCAGCAATATCATGGATACGCTTAGGCCGCTTTTGCAGGGAGCAGTGAGAGCAAAAATGCTGGACGACTATAAAGTGCTATCGGAAAAAATGGGCACTGCAGGTGCATCAGAGCGTACTGCAAGTTTGATTGTTGATTATTTGAAGAACCTGGTTTAA
- a CDS encoding stationary phase survival protein SurE — protein sequence MQEKFSRIKNSAFTGLGIGLAVPGILLSLVWYLMQRFAFLAKADLLLIGCIAVNALLMHYFFKRNKENIGRGIISATFLWAFAFFFYKINR from the coding sequence ATGCAGGAGAAATTTAGCCGTATTAAAAATTCAGCATTTACAGGTTTAGGCATAGGCCTTGCGGTGCCGGGTATATTGCTTAGCCTGGTATGGTACCTGATGCAGCGCTTTGCCTTTCTGGCCAAGGCAGATTTGCTGCTAATTGGCTGCATTGCCGTAAATGCACTTTTGATGCATTATTTTTTTAAGCGGAATAAGGAAAACATAGGGAGAGGCATTATCAGTGCAACGTTCCTGTGGGCATTTGCTTTCTTTTTTTACAAAATCAACAGGTAA
- the surE gene encoding 5'/3'-nucleotidase SurE, whose translation MKKQYSKPSILVVNDDGITAPGIKNLIDVMLEIGNVVVVAPDGPQSGMGHAITIGKPLRFDAVDLYPGVEMYKCSGTPVDCVKLAVNKIFKGKKPDLCVSGINHGLNNSINVIYSGTMSAAVEGAIENIPSIGFSLDDFSQQADFSHCKKFIKTIALQVLEHGLPPATLLNVNFPQGANLKGIKICRQANAKWAEEFDERKDPYERPYYWLTGVFQNYDKGEDTDVWALENGFVSVVPVQFDLTAHHAIPVLNTWSFDVPGISPVSPAQPKHTPAPDGSALG comes from the coding sequence ATGAAGAAGCAGTATTCAAAACCGAGTATTTTAGTTGTTAACGACGATGGCATTACCGCACCGGGTATTAAAAACCTGATTGATGTAATGTTGGAGATAGGAAATGTGGTGGTAGTGGCACCAGATGGGCCGCAATCGGGCATGGGTCATGCCATTACCATTGGAAAACCACTTCGCTTTGATGCTGTGGACCTTTATCCGGGAGTAGAAATGTACAAATGCTCTGGCACACCGGTTGATTGTGTGAAGCTGGCTGTTAATAAAATTTTTAAGGGTAAAAAGCCTGATCTCTGTGTATCTGGTATTAATCATGGCCTGAACAATTCTATTAATGTCATTTATTCAGGAACTATGTCGGCCGCAGTAGAGGGGGCTATTGAAAATATACCATCAATTGGTTTTTCACTGGATGATTTTTCACAGCAGGCAGATTTTAGTCATTGTAAAAAATTCATCAAAACCATTGCATTGCAGGTGTTGGAACATGGCTTGCCGCCTGCCACGTTGCTCAATGTCAATTTTCCGCAAGGAGCTAATTTAAAGGGAATCAAGATCTGCAGGCAGGCCAATGCCAAGTGGGCAGAGGAATTTGACGAGCGGAAAGATCCTTATGAAAGGCCCTATTACTGGCTTACCGGGGTGTTTCAAAACTACGATAAAGGAGAGGATACCGATGTATGGGCATTGGAAAATGGTTTTGTTTCGGTGGTGCCTGTGCAGTTTGATTTAACAGCACATCATGCCATTCCGGTATTGAATACCTGGAGTTTTGATGTCCCGGGAATATCGCCTGTGTCCCCCGCTCAGCCTAAACATACACCAGCACCAGACGGATCAGCATTGGGGTAG